Genomic window (Candidatus Zixiibacteriota bacterium):
AAAGGTTACAAACCCAGAAAAGAAAGCACCGAACGCTCCCCGCACGAGATCTACCTGGTCTCCTCCGGGGACAGCAATAAAAAGCCGGTGGCGGTCTTCACGCGCGACCCTGATACCGGCCTGCAGGTCTGGTCGGGCGAACATGGTTATCCCGGCGACGGCAATTACCTCGATTTCCATAAAAAGCGGTTCCCCGGAGGCCATCGCTACTGGAGAGTAACTTCTCCCAAATCCGACCTGGCCGACAAGAAAGAATACAGTCCGGAAAAAGCCGCCCAGCGCATTCCGGAAAACGCCGGCCATTTCAAGTCACTTATTAAGGAAATCCTGACCCAGCACTACGGCAATTCCGTCAAACCCGGTTTCCTGTGTGCGCCGTTTGACTGCGAACTGTTCGGCCACTGGTGGTTCGAGGGTGTCAACTTCCTGAAACTGGTGGTTCAGTATGTTCAGCAGGATGAGAATATCGAGCTGGCAACCTGTAGTGAATACCTGGACCAGGCCAAACCGACCGATGTAATCTCGATTCCCGAGGGAAGCTGGGGCCAGGGAGGTTATCATTATATATGGCTGAACGAATGGACTGACTGGACCTGGAAACATATTTATCCCGATGAGCTCAAGATGAGTGAGCTGGCACGCAAATATGGTGATTCAGACGACGATAAACTTCACAATATCCTCAAGCAGGCGGCGCGTGAATTGATGCTTCTGTGCGCCTCCGACTGGCAGTTTTTGATATCGACCTGGGCCGCACGTGATTACGCCGAAATGAGGCTGGCTGAACATCACGCCCACTTCAGGCGCCTGGCAAATATGGCTGAAGCCTACGCCGAAGGCCTAGATGTCGACAAAGAAGACTGGACGTTTTTAGGCGACCTGGAATCGCAGGACAACATCTTTCCGAATATCGAACCAAAATGGTTCGCCGAAGTCGAATTCCCGGCTGATTCCTGACATAAAACTAACAGAGTAATGATTTACAGTTTCCGGTAAAAAATATCTTTACCGGAAACTTTTTTGTTGTGGTTTTCGTTAATACCAGACTATAAAGATCGTGTTTGCATATTATCGTTGTTAAAATCATACTATCTATCCGGAGGAAAGATGAAGTATCTCGAATTATTGTTTGCTTTTTCGATGGTGTTCTGCGTGTTTGGCGCGATGGCTATCGCCGACAATCACCAGCAAGATGTGCAGCAACAGGCGGGTGCCATGGGTGCTCCGCCGGAGATGAAGGAATGCCGGATGCTGATCGGCGACTGGGATGTTGTGCAGAAATGGAAAATGGATCCGACTTCCGACGAATGGATGACCGAGGAGGGCACCAGCACTTTTGAATATGCCCTCGACGGAGCAACCGTCATCCAGCATTTCGAGTCGCAGATGATGGGGATGCCGTTTGCAGGACTCGGTATGACCTGCTTCAACCGTGAAACCGGCATGTGGCAGACAAGCTGGGTCGATAATATGGGTGCCCAGATTATGCTGATGGAAGGCGATATGCACGATGATAAGATGGTTTTGGATGGTACCGGTTTATGGAACGGCCAGAAGTACTGGGCCAGGGTTTCATTCTATAATATGACCGACGACCGCTTCGAGTGGAGTTATGAAATGTCTATGGACGGTAAAAACTTTGTCCAGACCGGCCACATGGTGTACTCGAAAAAGAAATAAGATTCCCGGAGT
Coding sequences:
- a CDS encoding DUF1957 domain-containing protein; the encoded protein is MAEGKIGAFTFVLHSHLPYVLSHGRWPHGTDWLNEACAETYIPILDMIHELVDEGISPKLTIGISPVLCEQLGHKSFKNEFCGYLENKIQAANTDREVFDRHGDTHMLQLAEMWQNFYTRTKIHFEKNYRHNLPEAFKKLQDDGHIEIMTCGATHGYMPLLSQDTTVQAQVKQAVQSYENFFGCKPRGIWLPECAYRPRYEWGPPVETDALGSSPYLRKGVEEFLSENGIEYFVIDSALLKGGKAIGVYIDRFDALQRLWGQFEKGYKPRKESTERSPHEIYLVSSGDSNKKPVAVFTRDPDTGLQVWSGEHGYPGDGNYLDFHKKRFPGGHRYWRVTSPKSDLADKKEYSPEKAAQRIPENAGHFKSLIKEILTQHYGNSVKPGFLCAPFDCELFGHWWFEGVNFLKLVVQYVQQDENIELATCSEYLDQAKPTDVISIPEGSWGQGGYHYIWLNEWTDWTWKHIYPDELKMSELARKYGDSDDDKLHNILKQAARELMLLCASDWQFLISTWAARDYAEMRLAEHHAHFRRLANMAEAYAEGLDVDKEDWTFLGDLESQDNIFPNIEPKWFAEVEFPADS
- a CDS encoding DUF1579 domain-containing protein, with amino-acid sequence MKYLELLFAFSMVFCVFGAMAIADNHQQDVQQQAGAMGAPPEMKECRMLIGDWDVVQKWKMDPTSDEWMTEEGTSTFEYALDGATVIQHFESQMMGMPFAGLGMTCFNRETGMWQTSWVDNMGAQIMLMEGDMHDDKMVLDGTGLWNGQKYWARVSFYNMTDDRFEWSYEMSMDGKNFVQTGHMVYSKKK